A segment of the Nitrospirota bacterium genome:
CTGGCCGCGGATTCGCCCCATCCAGCCATTCCCGCCGAGATTACCTTCTGTAATATCGGCAATTGCGACCAACTTGTCCAAGGTGCTGAACCCGCCGCCGACGCTGAACTGGCCGGTCGGTTTTTCTTTCACGCGGACGTTCAGATCGACCTTATCCGCTGCCACCTGCGCCGGAAGAATTTCCACCGTCTCGAAAAAGTTCAAGTTGTTGAGCCGCTGAAAGCTCCGCTTCAAGGAGGGAGTATCGATCACGTCCTGTTCGTCGACGCGAATTTCACGGCGAATGACATTGTCTTTCGTTTTATCGTTCCCATTGATGTTGATTTGGCGAATCCGCATCATCTCCCCCTCCTTAATGGTCAAGATGATGGTTGCGGTCCGCTCCTCTACATTCGGCGTCACACTGGGCGAGATGTCGGCAAAAGCATACCCTTTACTTCCATAGAGATCGTTGAGCCGCGTAATCTCGTCACGGATTTTCTGTCGCTGAAAGATCTCTCCGTCCTTCATCTTGAGCCCCTGTCGGAGCTCCGGATCTTCGAATACCGTATTCCCGCGGAACCCGATTTCGCCAATGGTGAACGGCTCTCCCTCCATCACCGCATACGTCACGACGAACCACTTCTTGTCGTCGCTCAGTTCCACCGTCGGCAGCCCGGCCTGGGCGTTCAAATAGCCCTTGTTGAGCAAGACCTCTTTGATCCGCTCGACGTCGTTATTCATCTCTTCCCGCTTCAAGACGCCGGCATCCGAGAGAAACGACGGCAACTTCAGCTGCGAGAATAGACCGTGCCAGGGAATCCATTCCCGCGTCGCCATCACCTTGAACATCTCGTCTTTCGTCGCAGCATGCAGGCCGTCGAATACCACCGTCTTGATGCGCGCCTTGTCCCCTTCTTTCACGAAAAACGTCAGGCGCTTCCGATCCTCGTCCAAGGTCTGCACGATCGGGGTCACCCGAGCATTGAAGTAGCCGTCCTCTTGATAAGTCAGACGAATCTTCTCCGCACTCTCTTTGGCCTGGAGCTGATCGAGAAAGGCCTGGCTCTTGATCGTGATCTTCTCTTTCAACTTATCGTCGCTCAGTTCTTGATTCCCATCGAACACGATCTCGGTGATAAAGGGCTTCTCACGAACCAGAAAGGCCAGGGCTACCCCGCCCTTCCCCGATTCCGTCTCCATCTGCACATCTTCGAAGAACCCGGTTTCGTACAGAATTTTAATTTGCCCACGAACATTCTCAGGGGTGTAGGGATCGCCGGGCTTCAGCGTCAATCGACCGGCAATCGCCGGCAACTCGATCCGCTTGTTGCCTCGAATCTCAATTGCCGTCACTTTGACCCCGGCAGGCTCCACTGCAACCGCAGGCATCGGTAACAGACCACAGACCAGGGCGATCAGTATCATGACAAGGAGCCAGCGAGGCCCATATGAGCAGCCAGCACTACTCACTGAATCTGAATCCGACAGGCAGAAAACGACAATGACAACCTCATCTTGGACAATCCTACGTTGAGCTGTGACTGCGCACCGTACACCTATGACCCCACCATACTCCGGACCTATCGGGAGCAGATGCTGAGGGCGCAGAGGAGATTGCGGACGTGAGAGACCGACGCGCTGAGCGCACAGGCGTCACCTACGGCAACATGCGTGCAAAACTCTCGGATTATATTGAGCAAGTATTTGAATGTAAAGCTAACCGCCCACATTATTCGCGCAAATGGCGAGCGCACACAGGAGTAACACGACTCACGAGACGGGCAAGAGGGATGACGCTGCTAGGTTCCCAGAACGCTGAACGTCCTATCGAGCCATTCACACAGGTCTCGCCCGTCTCGCGTGCGCATGGCCTCTGCGCTCCATTCCTTGACATCGCCTACCCCATCACATAGTATCGGCGCATGTCACGCTTCGAAGTCCGCAAAGCCGTGATTCCAGCCGCAGGCCTTGGCACTCGCTTCCTGCCTGCGACGAAAGCCTCTCCCAAAGAAATGTTACCGCTCGTCGACAAGCCGCTGATTCAATATGCGGTGGAAGAAGCGGTCGCCTCAGGGATCGAAGACATTATCATCATCACCGGACGGGGCAAACGCGCGATCGAAGATCACTTCGACCGCTCCGTCGAACTGGAAGAAAATCTCAAGGGCAGCGGCAAAGCGCAGCTCTTGAGCCAGATGCGGCACATCTCCACGCTCGCCAACTTTTGTTACGTCCGTCAATCGGAAGCGCTGGGGCTGGGCCATGCCGTCCTCTGCGCCCAACGGCTGATCGGGGACGAGCCCTTTGCCGTCATTTTGGGCGACGAAATCATCGATGCCCCGATGCCAGGCCTCGCACAACTCATTCATGCCTACAAAAAACGCCACGGGGCAATCCTCGGGGTGCAGGAAGTCCCCCACCAAGAGGTCAACCGCTATGGAATCGTCACGCCTCGACGGGTCTCAGCAGGTTTGCATCGAGTCGAAGGCCTGATCGAAAAACCGTCGCCGTCCGAAGCGCCCTCCAATCTCGCGGTCATCGGTCGCTACGTCCTGCCGCCGGAGATTTTCTCCATTCTCCGAAAGACCCAGCCGGGGAAAAATGGCGAGATCCAATTGACCGACGCCCTCCGGGAACTGGCGAAGAAATCTCCGATGTTTGCGCTGGAGATACAAGGCCAGCGATACGACGCCGGTGACAAGTTGGGGTTTCTCATCGCGACCGTCGAGTTCGCGCTCAAGAACCCCTCCCTGGGACCGGACTTCGAGGAATACCTGCAGAATCGTATGCGGTCCTCCGGAGGGCGCAGCACGACACGCTCACGAAAAGCCTAGCCGCGGCACGCAACCAAGGCACCGCATCACCTGTCATTGACGACTGCGCATAACACTGGGACCATACCGATGAACGACTCCATCGAACAAGACTTGCAGCCACCCCAAAACACCGAAATTCCCGACCACCTTCCGCTGTTGCCGGTCCGGGACATCGTCGTCTTCCCCTACATGGTCCTCCCCTTGTTCGTCGGACGTGACATGTCGATCAAAGCGATTGAAGCCGCCTTAGCCGGCAATCGGATGATCTTCCTCGCCACGCAAAAGGCCCTGGACGTCGAAAATCCGACGGCGGACGATATCCATACCATCGGCACGGTCGGCATCATCATGCGGATGCTGAAACTTCCCGATGAGCGCATCAAGGTGCTCGTGCAGGGGGTCTCGAAAGCCAGGATTACCGGCTATATTCAGACCGAGCCCTACTACTCCGTCCGTATCGACAAGCTCACCGAACACAAATCGGCCGGTGCGGCCCTTGAAACCGAAGCCGTCATGCGGACGGTGAAAGAGCAGATCGAACGAATCGTGAGCCTCGGGAAGATTCTGATCCCGGATGTGATGGTCGTCATTGAAAACCTCGAAGACCCCGGCCGCCTCGCCGATATGGTGGCGTCGAATCTTGGACTCAAGGTCGAGGTCACTCAGGCCGTCCTGGAGGTCATCGACCCGATCAAGCGCCTCCGGCACGTCAGCGACATCCTCGGCAAGGAAATCGAAGTCCTCTCCATGCAGCAAAAGATTCAAGCGCAGGCCAAGGGGGAGATGGACAAGACTCAACGCGAATACTTCTTGCGCGAGCAACTCAAAGCCATTCAAAAAGAGCTCGGCGAGCTCGACGAGCGTGCGGAAGAAATCACCGAGTTTCGCAAGCGGATCGCAGAACTCAAGATGCCTGAAAAGGTGCTGAAAGAAACCGAAAAACAGCTCAAACGCCTTGAGAAAATGCATCCGGATACCGCCGAGTCTGCGACCGTCAGGACCTACATCGAATGGATCGTGGAACTGCCCTGGTCCAAGCGATCGAAAGACAACCTCGACCTCAAAGCTGCCTCCAAAGTGCTCAACGAAGATCACTACGATCTGGAAAAAGTCAAAGAGCGGATCCTTGAGTATCTCGCCGTACGGAAGCTCAAAGACAAAATGAAGGGTCCGATCCTCTGCTTCGTCGGGCCACCAGGCGTCGGAAAAACCTCACTCGGGAAGTCGATCGCCCGCGCGCTCGGCCGTGAGTTTGTCCGCATCAGTCTCGGCGGAGTCCGCGATGAAGCTGAAATCCGCGGCCATCGACGCACCTATGTCGGCGCGCTCCCCGGCCGCATCATTCAAGGCATGAAACAGGCCGGCACCAATAATCCTGTCTTTATGCTGGACGAAGTGGACAAGGTCGGCATGGATTTCCGCGGCGATCCTTCCGCCGCCTTACTCGAAGTGCTCGACCCCGAACAGAACAACTCGTTCACGGACCATTACCTGGGTGTGCCCTTCGACCTGACCGACGTGCTGTTCATTGCGACCGCCAACCTGATCGATCCGATCTTGCCGGCCTTACGCGACCGGATGGAAGTCATCGGCATCCCCGGCTATACCGAAGAAGAAAAGTTGGGCATCGCCCAGAAATACCTGATCCCCCGGCAGCTCAACGAACATGGCATCACCGAAAAACATGTCCGCATCGCCGAGCCGGCGGTGCGTCAGATCATCGCCAACTATACGCGTGAAGCCGGCGTCCGGAATCTTGAGCGGGAAATCGCCAACGTCATGCGCAAGGTGGCCAAGAAAGTAGCGGAAGGGAAAGGCGTCGGGTTCCCCGTGAATCCCGCCAACCTGCATAAGTATCTCGGCGTCCCCAAGTTCGTGCCCGAAGAAGAATTGAAGGTAGACGAGATCGGCGTGGCCACCGGGTTAGCCTGGACGGAGTCCGGCGGCGATGTGCTCTACATCGAAGCCACCGCCATGAAGGGCAAGGGGCAACTGACCCTTACCGGCCAGCTGGGCGATGTGATGAAAGAGTCCGCACAGGCCGCCTTGAGCTATGTCCGATCGCGCGAGCGCACGCTCGGCATCGACCCGGACGTCTTCACCACGCAGGATCTCCATATCCATGTGCCGGCTGGAGCGATCCCCAAGGACGGACCGTCCGCGGGCATCACCATGGCCATCGCCATTGCTTCGACCTTGTCGCAAATCCCGGTACGCCGTGATCTGGCCATGACCGGCGAAATCACACTCCGCGGGCGAGTGCTCCCCATCGGCGGATTGAAGGAAAAGCTGTTGGCGGCCAAACGAGCCAAACTGACCACCGTGATTCTTCCAAAACGCAATAAGAAGGATCTCGACGAGATTCCCAAGCATATTTTGAAGGGCATCCAACTCGTCTTTGCCGACACGATGGACGATGTGATGAAAGTCGCGCTCCGGCGGGGCCCGAAACCCGCGCGCCCAACGGGCAAACCCCAGACACCGCAGCCACAACAGAAAAAATCAGCCGGCCGCGCAAAGACCGGGCGAACGGCTCGCTCGCTGCCGGTGCATGCAGCCACCACGACCACGCGACCACGACAATTGCACTAGCCTGCATTATTCATGAGCACTTCTGCTGCAATCGCGGATTCGCTGCTCCGACAAGCCTTCGGCGGGCAGGCTCGCGGCTTAGCCACTCAACGTACTATTCACGTACGCCTCGTGGCTAAACCGCTCCGCATGCCCGTCTCGCAACGCGACTCCGTGATTTCGCAACGAACTGTCATAAATAATGCAGGCTAGTATGGCCTCGAAGGTCGGCACGAAGGCCCGCTCCCCGATCCGCGAATTCGATCTCATTCGAACGCTCCAACAACGGCATGGTCGCAAGAGTCTCTCGGTCATTCGAGGGATCGGCGACGATGCCGCCGTGGTGACCTCAGGAGCCGGACGGTGGAGCGTACTGACCACCGACCTGCTCGCAGAAGGCATCCACTTCGATCTCCGAACCGCCACGATGGCTGATATTGGGTTTCGCGCGGCAGCAGCCAACCTCAGCGACATCGCCGCGATGGGAGCCACGCCCCAATATATACTCGTCGCCTTGGCCATTCCCCGCACCGGCACCAGCGACCAGGTTCAGCAGCTCTACCGGGGCATGATGGCCGCCTGCCGCCTACATCACGTAGAACTCATCGGTGGCGACACCTCGGCCTCCGACGGCGGATGGTTTATCAGCGTGACGCTGGTCGGCATGGTTCCTCCTCGCAAGGCACTGTTCCGGAACGGTGCAGGCATTGGAGATCTGCTCTACGTCACCGGGACGATCGGCGATTCTTTGGCCGGCCTCATGCTGCTGAACGAACTGCCGCCC
Coding sequences within it:
- the lon gene encoding endopeptidase La; protein product: MNDSIEQDLQPPQNTEIPDHLPLLPVRDIVVFPYMVLPLFVGRDMSIKAIEAALAGNRMIFLATQKALDVENPTADDIHTIGTVGIIMRMLKLPDERIKVLVQGVSKARITGYIQTEPYYSVRIDKLTEHKSAGAALETEAVMRTVKEQIERIVSLGKILIPDVMVVIENLEDPGRLADMVASNLGLKVEVTQAVLEVIDPIKRLRHVSDILGKEIEVLSMQQKIQAQAKGEMDKTQREYFLREQLKAIQKELGELDERAEEITEFRKRIAELKMPEKVLKETEKQLKRLEKMHPDTAESATVRTYIEWIVELPWSKRSKDNLDLKAASKVLNEDHYDLEKVKERILEYLAVRKLKDKMKGPILCFVGPPGVGKTSLGKSIARALGREFVRISLGGVRDEAEIRGHRRTYVGALPGRIIQGMKQAGTNNPVFMLDEVDKVGMDFRGDPSAALLEVLDPEQNNSFTDHYLGVPFDLTDVLFIATANLIDPILPALRDRMEVIGIPGYTEEEKLGIAQKYLIPRQLNEHGITEKHVRIAEPAVRQIIANYTREAGVRNLEREIANVMRKVAKKVAEGKGVGFPVNPANLHKYLGVPKFVPEEELKVDEIGVATGLAWTESGGDVLYIEATAMKGKGQLTLTGQLGDVMKESAQAALSYVRSRERTLGIDPDVFTTQDLHIHVPAGAIPKDGPSAGITMAIAIASTLSQIPVRRDLAMTGEITLRGRVLPIGGLKEKLLAAKRAKLTTVILPKRNKKDLDEIPKHILKGIQLVFADTMDDVMKVALRRGPKPARPTGKPQTPQPQQKKSAGRAKTGRTARSLPVHAATTTTRPRQLH
- the galU gene encoding UTP--glucose-1-phosphate uridylyltransferase GalU, which produces MSRFEVRKAVIPAAGLGTRFLPATKASPKEMLPLVDKPLIQYAVEEAVASGIEDIIIITGRGKRAIEDHFDRSVELEENLKGSGKAQLLSQMRHISTLANFCYVRQSEALGLGHAVLCAQRLIGDEPFAVILGDEIIDAPMPGLAQLIHAYKKRHGAILGVQEVPHQEVNRYGIVTPRRVSAGLHRVEGLIEKPSPSEAPSNLAVIGRYVLPPEIFSILRKTQPGKNGEIQLTDALRELAKKSPMFALEIQGQRYDAGDKLGFLIATVEFALKNPSLGPDFEEYLQNRMRSSGGRSTTRSRKA
- the thiL gene encoding thiamine-phosphate kinase — its product is MASKVGTKARSPIREFDLIRTLQQRHGRKSLSVIRGIGDDAAVVTSGAGRWSVLTTDLLAEGIHFDLRTATMADIGFRAAAANLSDIAAMGATPQYILVALAIPRTGTSDQVQQLYRGMMAACRLHHVELIGGDTSASDGGWFISVTLVGMVPPRKALFRNGAGIGDLLYVTGTIGDSLAGLMLLNELPPRKKQRPGTAALSPRHRQFLIGRHLRPTARIAEGQWLSSHRLATSAIDISDGLSGDLRHICEESHVGAELDLGALPVSPACRAYAAARTLDPVALALTGGEDYELLFTLSPRHQAQAEQAAKTHRFRITCIGAIRPARHGVQAVGPDGKKRPLPITSYEHFR
- the bamA gene encoding outer membrane protein assembly factor BamA; this encodes MILIALVCGLLPMPAVAVEPAGVKVTAIEIRGNKRIELPAIAGRLTLKPGDPYTPENVRGQIKILYETGFFEDVQMETESGKGGVALAFLVREKPFITEIVFDGNQELSDDKLKEKITIKSQAFLDQLQAKESAEKIRLTYQEDGYFNARVTPIVQTLDEDRKRLTFFVKEGDKARIKTVVFDGLHAATKDEMFKVMATREWIPWHGLFSQLKLPSFLSDAGVLKREEMNNDVERIKEVLLNKGYLNAQAGLPTVELSDDKKWFVVTYAVMEGEPFTIGEIGFRGNTVFEDPELRQGLKMKDGEIFQRQKIRDEITRLNDLYGSKGYAFADISPSVTPNVEERTATIILTIKEGEMMRIRQININGNDKTKDNVIRREIRVDEQDVIDTPSLKRSFQRLNNLNFFETVEILPAQVAADKVDLNVRVKEKPTGQFSVGGGFSTLDKLVAIADITEGNLGGNGWMGRIRGQLGQQRTLGLITFRNPYLEDSLTSMQLDVYRSMTNYITYFEKKAGASITFGRWLSEYATGSISLFAEQLNFSDPQEGICPDLFPLVCGQLGNQTTTGFRTSLARDTRDYYLDPRTGWRASVGFDLGTPYLGGSNNFYKYSLDLMKYTPLPFDTRVSVHARYGAAVGMEGKPIPLTERYFVGGINTMRGFVFGQAGPVTLNNSLLGATKELIVNTDFIFTISADAKLNGVIFFDYGKGFDDNEPLSFKLRKSAGIEGRWISPFGPLRAAYGLNLEARERERKGVFEFTIGSLF